One Sandaracinaceae bacterium DNA window includes the following coding sequences:
- the tssI gene encoding type VI secretion system tip protein TssI/VgrG — translation MTDHGGHGGGGGHGGGGGHGGGGGDDEHGPAHGISESTEGLAGVAEGIANMIPEEEEHDGDGHGDDGHDEETDHTAEDWREGLETGAKVGETVAKGVQGLDKLGKGLKSGDFGDLGSGVGGLADAARYVVPEGEAQAVMAGVGQVARGLGQVVEGVQSLAEQLQGEAHTVHYHLDVDGTDVTWNVRSLHYEDAIGELPVISVEAAVARDSFLEETELFAKDVHVNIEREEHQRSLRGIVRRASVDHGRDEQLIHLEIVPAAWMMTQGMDSRVYQDMNVPRLVKEVLHEMLGDRQRELRVELTEQYPVHEYMVQHRETHWGFLSRLMDEEGIWWYFDHDSEDHEVLVLCDSNDNRPNILEDADGQVQYTHQENAAVGREAAFHMQRQRWMGPTDAHSTGYDWTAPRSPIEQRHEGRGEHAGPALEVHEHFHNVRHHEYDEGNGRYQAHTASRHGQHQTERLDLARAHWSVQTTVIEAKPGHIFELVGADTHDGRYLITRVSGSGQPGAAAGGFHATLELIPADMPYRPPAPTRPTMPGPETATVVGPSSEEIHTDQHGRVKVQFHWDRLGERNERSSAWIRVMQQWAGTGWGAIWIPRIGMEVIVSFLGGDPDRPVITGCLYNGDNPVPYELPANKTVSGWKTNSSQGGDGYNELKFEDKKGSEQIYVHAEKDYDEVVDHCHTTHVKVDQTNTVDHDQTETIGNDQTLTVHNNREKTVDVDETNTITGNRTTQIGPDGGNDKLWVREDRETQVDGGKDALLVTAGNKTTSIAEGRWDIDTKKRFMVKQGGGTHLELNEYGYLSTPGRVQIKSGDGKVWYDAKADGHLKLRAEDNIDVHTLKKLVTSSDASTTMQAGDKVEITAENEITLRVGTSVLSIKPDGIEIHGGTIKIAATSGVTEIDAASQVKIKC, via the coding sequence ATGACGGACCACGGTGGACACGGGGGCGGCGGCGGCCATGGCGGCGGCGGCGGCCACGGAGGCGGCGGCGGCGACGACGAGCATGGGCCGGCCCACGGCATCTCCGAGAGTACGGAGGGCCTGGCGGGCGTCGCCGAGGGCATCGCCAACATGATCCCGGAGGAAGAGGAGCATGACGGCGACGGGCACGGCGACGACGGTCACGACGAAGAGACCGACCACACCGCCGAGGACTGGCGCGAGGGCCTCGAGACGGGCGCGAAGGTCGGTGAGACCGTCGCCAAGGGCGTCCAGGGCCTCGACAAGCTGGGCAAGGGCCTGAAGTCGGGCGACTTCGGCGACCTGGGCAGCGGCGTCGGAGGCCTCGCAGACGCGGCGCGCTACGTCGTGCCCGAGGGCGAGGCGCAGGCCGTGATGGCGGGCGTGGGGCAGGTCGCGCGCGGGCTCGGCCAGGTCGTCGAGGGCGTCCAGAGCCTGGCCGAGCAGCTCCAGGGTGAGGCGCACACGGTGCACTATCACCTCGACGTCGACGGCACTGACGTCACCTGGAACGTGCGCTCGCTGCACTACGAGGACGCCATCGGCGAGCTGCCGGTCATCAGCGTCGAGGCGGCGGTGGCGCGCGACAGCTTCCTCGAGGAGACGGAGCTGTTCGCCAAGGACGTGCACGTGAACATCGAGCGCGAGGAGCACCAGCGCTCGCTCCGCGGCATCGTGCGGCGCGCGTCGGTCGACCATGGCCGCGACGAGCAGCTCATCCACCTCGAGATCGTGCCCGCCGCGTGGATGATGACGCAGGGCATGGACTCCCGGGTCTACCAGGACATGAACGTGCCGCGCCTCGTGAAAGAGGTCCTGCACGAGATGCTGGGCGATCGCCAGCGAGAGCTGCGCGTGGAGCTGACCGAGCAGTACCCGGTGCACGAGTACATGGTGCAGCACCGCGAGACGCACTGGGGCTTCCTGTCCAGGCTGATGGATGAGGAGGGTATCTGGTGGTACTTCGACCACGACTCCGAGGATCACGAGGTCCTCGTCCTGTGCGACTCGAACGACAACCGCCCGAACATCCTCGAGGACGCCGACGGGCAGGTACAGTACACGCACCAGGAGAACGCTGCGGTCGGTCGCGAAGCCGCGTTCCACATGCAGCGGCAGCGCTGGATGGGTCCGACCGACGCGCACAGCACGGGCTACGACTGGACCGCCCCCCGGAGTCCCATCGAACAGCGGCACGAGGGCCGCGGCGAGCACGCCGGCCCGGCGCTCGAGGTGCACGAGCACTTCCACAACGTGCGCCACCACGAGTACGACGAAGGCAACGGGCGGTACCAGGCGCACACCGCCTCGCGGCATGGTCAGCACCAGACCGAGCGCCTCGATCTGGCGCGGGCGCACTGGTCCGTCCAGACGACGGTCATCGAGGCCAAGCCCGGCCACATCTTCGAGCTCGTCGGCGCCGACACCCACGACGGGCGCTACCTGATCACGCGAGTCAGCGGCAGCGGTCAGCCCGGCGCGGCGGCCGGCGGCTTCCACGCGACCCTCGAGCTGATCCCGGCGGACATGCCCTATCGCCCGCCAGCGCCCACCCGTCCGACCATGCCGGGGCCCGAGACGGCGACCGTGGTGGGGCCGAGCTCAGAGGAGATCCACACCGACCAGCACGGGCGGGTGAAGGTACAGTTCCATTGGGACCGCCTGGGCGAGCGGAACGAGCGCTCGAGCGCCTGGATCCGCGTCATGCAGCAGTGGGCCGGCACCGGCTGGGGCGCCATCTGGATCCCGCGGATCGGCATGGAGGTCATCGTCAGCTTCCTCGGCGGCGACCCCGATCGTCCGGTCATCACGGGCTGCCTCTACAACGGCGACAACCCCGTCCCCTACGAGCTGCCCGCCAACAAGACGGTCAGCGGCTGGAAGACGAACAGCTCGCAAGGCGGCGATGGCTACAACGAGCTCAAGTTCGAGGACAAGAAGGGCTCCGAGCAGATCTATGTCCACGCCGAGAAGGACTACGACGAGGTCGTCGACCACTGCCACACGACGCACGTGAAGGTCGACCAGACCAACACGGTGGATCACGACCAGACCGAGACCATCGGGAACGATCAGACGCTCACGGTTCACAACAACCGCGAGAAGACGGTCGACGTCGACGAGACGAACACGATCACGGGGAACCGAACGACTCAGATCGGGCCGGACGGCGGCAACGACAAGCTCTGGGTCAGAGAAGACCGCGAGACACAGGTCGATGGTGGCAAGGACGCCCTGCTCGTGACCGCGGGAAACAAGACCACCTCCATCGCCGAGGGAAGGTGGGACATCGACACCAAGAAGCGCTTCATGGTGAAGCAGGGCGGCGGGACCCATCTCGAACTGAATGAGTATGGCTACCTGTCGACCCCGGGTCGTGTCCAGATCAAGTCGGGCGACGGTAAGGTCTGGTACGACGCCAAGGCGGACGGTCACCTCAAGCTCAGAGCTGAGGACAACATCGACGTTCATACACTCAAGAAACTCGTCACCAGTTCGGACGCATCGACGACGATGCAGGCCGGCGACAAGGTCGAGATCACCGCTGAGAACGAGATCACACTCAGGGTGGGCACCTCTGTTCTGAGCATCAAGCCCGATGGAATCGAGATCCACGGTGGAACGATCAAGATAGCGGCGACATCCGGCGTCACCGAGATCGACGCCGCCAGCCAGGTCAAGATCAAGTGCTAG
- a CDS encoding DUF4240 domain-containing protein codes for MAARPGSHMSLDPGPGNVLAGAVDDDRFWALIDEAVRASESAAERFAARADALEDGLSRCTAEEVIGFAERFEACQARAYRWDLWAAAHILGGGCSDDGFIDFRSWLISLGRARFEAALADAESLATLEFGVGGEDDAFFEEFGVIAEQVYEDLTGDDLPELAAMQLQPAAPSGEPWRTEEEIAARLPKLWATYGRAT; via the coding sequence GTGGCAGCACGCCCCGGGTCTCACATGTCGCTCGATCCCGGCCCTGGAAACGTGTTAGCTGGCGCGGTGGACGACGATCGCTTCTGGGCGCTCATCGACGAGGCCGTGCGCGCGAGCGAGTCGGCGGCGGAGCGTTTCGCGGCGAGGGCGGACGCGCTGGAGGACGGCCTGTCCCGGTGCACGGCCGAGGAGGTCATCGGCTTCGCAGAGCGCTTCGAAGCCTGCCAGGCGCGCGCCTACCGCTGGGACCTCTGGGCGGCGGCCCACATCCTCGGCGGCGGCTGCTCGGACGACGGCTTCATCGACTTCCGGTCGTGGCTGATCTCCCTCGGGCGCGCGCGCTTCGAGGCCGCGCTCGCGGACGCGGAGTCCCTGGCCACGCTCGAGTTCGGCGTGGGGGGCGAAGACGACGCCTTCTTCGAGGAGTTCGGCGTCATCGCCGAGCAGGTCTACGAGGACCTCACGGGCGACGATCTCCCCGAGCTGGCGGCGATGCAGCTCCAGCCCGCCGCGCCGAGCGGTGAGCCCTGGCGCACCGAAGAGGAGATCGCCGCGCGCCTCCCGAAGCTCTGGGCGACCTACGGTCGGGCAACGTAG
- a CDS encoding DUF2169 domain-containing protein, with protein sequence MFDLTTSSPRAEAAVLVGDLSDENADPRWPAGSDYWPHKPNADVVVRGQAFGQGGQRIERRTVSVRVGNARKRVEVFGKRLVEWTSSGRPQIGRPEPFESIQLSYTNAYGGHDSRVPLPEPLGFWDAIRIEGDPPGVYPRNQSGKGYLVIDSPIAGIELPNLEDPQRLLTADSLIVGDPALWYQQPLPWFLDWHYPAMFPRAHYLGARPWFQVPTEERLEEVRRGFVPERWREISGDLEIWKPIPPVYYQEASLGMTFSDLREGTPIEVVGMHPERERMTFAIPRFPKMEIEVEGDRQQVEAKILHVVITPHEEKVEITWAGIREDMPRAFFPGIHGDIPITLWVDGHPIPFETPEPIYQKIKKAEAEGKLDVRPQRRRPGEPGYVEIMGALLPEDRPRRERDQTAHADAVGLGDVDPVAGRLLLKETDWELAGPVPFAFRRFYSSSMAWRAGALGLGWTHCLEQAVWEQDGWILYRMEDGREIGVPVPGGELGIGASVHHPNVGVTVLRVASDAFEVRTDEGRRYAFTKIAESVSVGAPKARLSRIWGPDGGALDVRYDTHGRLDRLILPGGRHVRFEHDERGRLTRVFAPTRDGGDLVVAARYEIDVSGQLREAVDGRNRAATYRYQARLLTEQKLPNGLVRRFTYDGQGARARCVGERWGEDDKEREYLWSEDERVVGIVDARGSSFSARVTPTFQIDRVLDRFANETTRVYDETSGLLASQTTKNGETTYLYDAAYHLADVSAPDAGSLGLEHDALGRLVKETDADGHALKRSWDHLGRLSAAVDREGASVIYDYDGEGPLRSLLLPGETRLAIERDPQSQAIASITSSAGTRYAARDALGRPVDVTDELGQITTVRYAPDGRVSDLMLPEGVRRTLESDTEGRVTRLHDGAEDVHLVRDDFGRLTQVARGEVGARLHHDAEGRVKMVESEAFDFWELVRDAAGRVIEESGFSEEKRHALRDHDGKVRRAMRGASRTEVKRDRAARPVELEHGDGTFQRFAWTPGGKLSRAQDADRVLQLAHDGEGRLAEERAGQHVLTSTYDPRGARTELDSSLGLKVRVERDLHGRATQIIATQGDQTLELRFERDALGRETRRHLPGGLSLRWQRDGLGRPTERGVFFGDRALDSMDFAWRGESKLVRRAGATHHHDARGRLVQVGPLSRALDEVGRVFRDPAMSDLRYEGLRVVESYGTEYGYDGEGRRVSKKNAMGDETRYRWDGAGRLVSVWLSDDERIAYDYDGLGRRVARRREKRVEIEGLDEPVWEPVRETEYVWDGLSLLHEIEGGEVVSWIWEEGRLVGRISSSSTHGVLTDPAGIPTELTDAKGNVAWKGEIDVFGTASMDVENVTCPWRFGGHYEDPDTRLQHSWLRVYDPEVGSYLTESPLGVAGGTDLYGTVNDPFGEASPLGLGRGYAAFCGELPSERLEAELLALAVGALDRGDGAAGPPERFDPSAARVTLPDAEAIVWGHWERWRPGRQRPRPASRLTRLPETCGLTRR encoded by the coding sequence GTGTTCGACCTCACTACCTCGTCGCCAAGGGCCGAAGCGGCCGTTCTGGTGGGAGACCTCTCCGACGAGAACGCAGACCCACGCTGGCCAGCGGGCTCCGACTACTGGCCTCACAAGCCCAATGCTGATGTCGTCGTTCGCGGGCAAGCCTTCGGCCAGGGTGGCCAAAGAATCGAACGAAGGACGGTCTCCGTGCGCGTCGGCAATGCGCGCAAACGCGTGGAGGTCTTCGGCAAGCGGCTGGTCGAGTGGACCTCATCAGGCCGCCCACAGATCGGCCGGCCCGAGCCTTTCGAAAGCATCCAGCTGAGCTACACGAACGCCTACGGGGGACACGACTCTCGTGTGCCGCTTCCTGAGCCGCTGGGCTTCTGGGACGCCATTCGCATCGAGGGAGACCCGCCGGGGGTCTATCCGCGAAACCAATCGGGGAAGGGATATCTCGTAATCGACTCTCCCATCGCTGGGATCGAGCTGCCGAACCTCGAAGACCCGCAGCGACTGCTCACAGCCGACAGCTTGATCGTGGGGGACCCTGCGCTCTGGTACCAACAGCCTCTGCCGTGGTTCCTCGACTGGCACTATCCCGCGATGTTCCCAAGGGCCCACTACCTCGGAGCAAGACCCTGGTTTCAGGTGCCAACGGAGGAGCGGCTCGAAGAAGTGCGGCGAGGGTTCGTGCCGGAACGGTGGCGAGAGATCTCCGGAGACCTCGAGATCTGGAAGCCGATTCCGCCCGTCTACTACCAGGAGGCGTCGCTCGGGATGACCTTCTCCGACCTGAGGGAGGGCACGCCGATCGAGGTGGTGGGCATGCACCCGGAGCGGGAGCGGATGACGTTCGCGATCCCGCGGTTTCCGAAGATGGAGATCGAGGTCGAGGGGGACCGGCAGCAGGTGGAGGCGAAGATCCTCCACGTGGTGATCACGCCGCACGAGGAGAAGGTGGAGATCACGTGGGCGGGGATCCGCGAGGACATGCCGCGCGCCTTCTTCCCGGGGATCCACGGAGACATCCCGATCACGCTCTGGGTCGACGGGCACCCCATCCCCTTCGAGACGCCGGAGCCGATCTACCAGAAGATCAAGAAGGCCGAGGCCGAGGGCAAGTTGGACGTGCGCCCGCAGCGGCGCCGCCCCGGTGAGCCGGGCTACGTCGAGATCATGGGCGCGCTGCTGCCCGAGGATCGACCGCGGCGGGAGCGTGATCAGACGGCGCACGCCGACGCGGTCGGGCTCGGCGACGTCGACCCGGTCGCGGGGCGGCTGCTGCTGAAGGAGACCGACTGGGAGCTCGCCGGGCCGGTCCCGTTCGCGTTCCGGCGCTTCTATTCGTCGTCGATGGCGTGGCGCGCGGGCGCGCTGGGGCTCGGATGGACGCACTGCCTCGAGCAGGCGGTGTGGGAGCAGGACGGGTGGATCCTCTACCGCATGGAGGACGGGCGCGAGATCGGGGTGCCCGTGCCAGGCGGAGAGCTCGGCATCGGCGCGAGCGTGCACCACCCGAACGTCGGCGTGACGGTGCTGCGCGTGGCCTCGGACGCGTTCGAGGTCCGCACGGACGAGGGGCGGCGCTACGCGTTCACGAAGATCGCCGAGAGCGTGAGCGTGGGCGCCCCGAAGGCGCGGCTCAGCCGGATCTGGGGGCCGGACGGCGGCGCGCTCGACGTGCGCTACGACACCCATGGGCGGCTCGACCGCCTGATACTCCCGGGTGGGCGGCACGTCCGCTTCGAGCACGATGAGCGCGGGCGGCTGACGCGGGTCTTCGCGCCGACGCGGGACGGCGGCGACCTCGTGGTCGCGGCGCGCTACGAGATCGACGTCTCGGGGCAGCTCCGTGAGGCGGTCGATGGGCGCAACCGCGCGGCCACGTATCGCTACCAGGCGCGGCTGTTGACCGAGCAGAAGCTGCCCAACGGGCTCGTACGGCGCTTCACCTACGACGGACAGGGCGCGCGAGCGCGCTGCGTGGGCGAGCGCTGGGGCGAAGACGACAAGGAGCGCGAGTACCTCTGGAGCGAGGACGAGCGCGTGGTCGGGATCGTGGACGCGAGGGGGAGCTCGTTCTCCGCGCGGGTCACGCCGACCTTCCAGATCGATCGCGTGCTGGACCGCTTCGCGAACGAGACGACGCGGGTCTACGACGAGACCTCCGGGCTGCTCGCGTCGCAGACCACGAAGAACGGAGAGACGACGTACCTCTACGATGCGGCCTATCACCTCGCGGACGTCAGCGCGCCGGACGCGGGCTCGCTCGGGCTCGAGCACGACGCGCTCGGGCGGCTGGTGAAGGAGACCGACGCGGACGGGCACGCGCTGAAGCGCTCCTGGGACCACCTCGGGCGGCTGAGCGCGGCCGTCGATCGCGAGGGCGCGAGCGTGATCTACGACTACGACGGCGAGGGGCCGCTCCGCTCGCTGCTGTTGCCGGGCGAAACGCGGCTGGCGATCGAGCGCGATCCACAGAGCCAGGCCATCGCGTCGATCACGTCTTCCGCGGGCACGCGCTACGCGGCGCGCGACGCGCTCGGGCGGCCGGTCGACGTCACCGACGAGCTCGGGCAGATCACGACCGTCCGCTACGCGCCCGACGGACGTGTCTCCGACCTGATGCTCCCCGAGGGCGTGCGGCGCACCCTCGAGTCGGACACGGAGGGGCGTGTGACGCGGCTCCACGACGGGGCCGAGGACGTGCACCTGGTGCGCGACGACTTCGGGCGGCTGACGCAGGTGGCGCGGGGCGAGGTGGGGGCGCGCTTGCACCATGACGCCGAGGGCCGCGTGAAGATGGTCGAGTCGGAGGCGTTCGACTTCTGGGAGCTGGTGCGCGACGCGGCCGGGCGCGTGATCGAGGAGAGCGGCTTCTCGGAGGAGAAGCGGCACGCGCTTCGGGATCACGACGGCAAGGTGCGCCGCGCGATGCGAGGGGCCTCGCGCACCGAGGTGAAGCGGGACCGCGCGGCGCGGCCGGTGGAGCTCGAGCACGGCGACGGCACGTTCCAGCGCTTCGCGTGGACGCCGGGCGGCAAGCTGAGCCGGGCACAGGACGCCGACCGGGTGCTCCAGCTCGCGCACGACGGGGAGGGGCGCCTGGCCGAGGAGCGCGCGGGACAGCACGTCCTGACCTCCACGTACGATCCGCGCGGCGCGCGCACCGAGCTGGACTCGAGCCTGGGGCTGAAGGTCCGGGTCGAGCGCGATCTCCACGGACGCGCCACGCAGATCATCGCCACCCAGGGCGACCAGACGCTCGAGCTGCGCTTCGAGCGAGACGCGCTGGGGCGGGAGACCCGGCGGCACCTGCCCGGCGGGCTGTCCCTGCGCTGGCAGCGCGACGGGCTCGGGCGGCCCACCGAGCGCGGCGTGTTCTTCGGAGACCGCGCGCTCGATTCGATGGACTTCGCCTGGCGTGGCGAGTCGAAGCTCGTCCGGCGCGCGGGGGCGACGCATCACCACGACGCGCGTGGTCGGCTCGTGCAGGTCGGGCCGCTCTCGCGCGCGCTCGACGAGGTCGGCCGCGTGTTCCGGGACCCGGCGATGAGCGACCTCCGCTATGAGGGCCTGCGCGTCGTCGAGAGCTACGGGACCGAGTACGGCTACGACGGCGAGGGGCGACGCGTCTCGAAGAAGAACGCGATGGGCGACGAGACCCGGTACCGCTGGGACGGCGCGGGGCGGCTCGTCTCGGTGTGGCTCTCGGACGACGAGCGCATCGCCTACGACTACGACGGCCTCGGTCGACGCGTCGCGCGCCGCCGTGAGAAGCGGGTCGAGATCGAGGGCCTCGACGAGCCGGTCTGGGAGCCAGTGCGCGAGACCGAGTACGTCTGGGATGGGCTGAGCTTGCTCCACGAGATCGAAGGCGGCGAGGTCGTCAGCTGGATCTGGGAGGAGGGCCGGCTCGTCGGGCGCATCTCCAGCTCGTCCACGCACGGCGTCCTGACCGACCCAGCGGGGATCCCCACCGAGCTGACCGACGCGAAGGGCAACGTGGCCTGGAAGGGCGAGATCGACGTCTTCGGCACCGCCTCGATGGACGTCGAGAACGTCACCTGCCCCTGGCGCTTCGGCGGGCACTACGAAGACCCGGACACGCGGCTCCAGCATTCGTGGCTCCGCGTCTACGACCCCGAGGTCGGCAGCTACCTCACCGAGAGCCCCCTCGGCGTGGCCGGCGGCACGGACCTCTACGGCACCGTGAACGACCCCTTCGGTGAAGCGAGCCCGCTCGGCCTCGGGCGCGGCTACGCGGCCTTCTGTGGGGAGCTGCCGAGCGAGCGGCTCGAGGCGGAGCTGCTCGCGCTCGCCGTCGGTGCGCTCGATCGCGGCGACGGCGCGGCGGGACCGCCCGAGCGCTTCGACCCCTCCGCGGCGCGGGTGACGCTGCCCGACGCGGAGGCGATCGTCTGGGGGCACTGGGAGCGCTGGCGGCCTGGACGCCAGCGGCCCCGACCGGCGTCCCGTCTCACCCGACTCCCCGAAACCTGTGGGCTGACGCGCCGATGA
- a CDS encoding PhzF family phenazine biosynthesis protein, with protein MPIEIHQVDAFASAPFTGNPAAVCFPDTSKDDAWLQRVAAEMNLSETAFLWPEADGFRLRWMTPSTEVDLCGHATLASAHVLWESGRAGGTIRFHTRSGVLQAERDGAQIVLDFPATPPRPSEPPAGLFEALGVDATEVCRSRFDLLVRLPDEAAVRALRPDLRALSRVDARGVIVTAEGSSHDFVSRFFAPAAGVDEDPVTGSAHCALGPYWSERLGRARLRAHQASARGGDLEVEVTGDRVRLYGRAITVLSGQLRV; from the coding sequence ATGCCCATCGAGATCCATCAGGTCGACGCGTTCGCGAGCGCGCCGTTCACCGGGAACCCGGCCGCGGTCTGCTTCCCCGACACATCGAAGGACGACGCGTGGCTCCAGCGCGTCGCGGCGGAGATGAACCTCTCGGAGACCGCGTTCCTGTGGCCCGAGGCGGACGGCTTCCGGCTGCGTTGGATGACGCCGAGCACCGAGGTCGACCTGTGCGGTCACGCCACGCTCGCGAGCGCCCATGTGCTCTGGGAGAGCGGCCGCGCCGGGGGGACGATCCGCTTCCACACCCGGAGCGGCGTGCTGCAGGCCGAACGCGACGGCGCGCAGATCGTGCTCGACTTCCCCGCCACGCCGCCTCGCCCGTCCGAGCCGCCCGCCGGCCTCTTCGAGGCCCTCGGCGTCGACGCCACAGAGGTCTGCCGCAGCCGCTTCGACCTCCTCGTGCGGCTCCCCGACGAGGCCGCGGTGCGCGCGCTCCGGCCCGACCTGCGTGCCCTGTCCCGCGTGGACGCGCGCGGCGTGATCGTGACCGCGGAGGGGAGCAGCCACGACTTCGTCAGCCGCTTCTTCGCGCCGGCCGCGGGCGTGGACGAGGACCCGGTCACCGGCAGCGCCCATTGCGCGCTCGGCCCGTACTGGAGCGAACGGCTGGGCCGCGCTCGGCTCCGCGCGCACCAGGCGAGCGCTCGCGGCGGCGATCTGGAGGTCGAGGTGACCGGAGACCGGGTGCGCCTGTACGGCCGCGCCATCACCGTGCTCAGCGGCCAGCTTCGGGTCTGA
- a CDS encoding DUF2169 domain-containing protein: MELINHTGIPAELTCSALSEADGVRLRTGLLVAKATFRSGAHGEMELDFKTPDPLLSAEIQTALGMLPRDDLPRLPGQDGVDVMVLGHACAPDDTPVAEMTVSLDVSDRRFELRVTGDRVWVSGPDGERHLSAPTSFRRMPLTWERAFGGTVEVWLDENTVVPVRHALNPLGRGFTSADATSSMHARSLCPAGFPRAESQPAVAPNVESPRELVAEGAPSPQPTCWAPMPLELGFHASDAPPSEQPRTSFAVPELRGLPIGAGARVAMTGVDGAEWSFSVPDLRLAMDYVLGQRTGTLDLSMTQLLLFPDERRLTITAQRLFKFRVKDESTDRSARLSLGV; this comes from the coding sequence ATGGAACTGATCAATCATACGGGGATTCCAGCCGAGCTCACTTGCTCGGCACTCTCGGAGGCGGACGGGGTTCGTCTCAGGACAGGGCTCCTCGTCGCCAAGGCCACCTTCAGGAGCGGCGCCCACGGAGAGATGGAGTTGGACTTCAAGACTCCTGACCCGCTGCTGAGCGCCGAGATCCAGACCGCTCTCGGGATGCTCCCTCGTGACGACCTGCCCCGTCTGCCAGGTCAAGATGGCGTGGACGTGATGGTGCTCGGGCACGCTTGCGCGCCAGACGACACTCCAGTTGCAGAGATGACGGTTTCGCTGGACGTAAGCGACCGTCGATTCGAGCTTCGAGTCACCGGGGATCGAGTCTGGGTATCGGGACCGGACGGTGAGCGCCACCTCAGCGCCCCCACCTCGTTCCGCCGGATGCCCCTTACATGGGAGCGAGCATTCGGGGGCACCGTCGAGGTCTGGTTGGATGAGAACACGGTGGTGCCGGTCCGCCATGCGCTGAACCCACTAGGCCGCGGCTTCACGTCGGCGGACGCGACGAGCTCGATGCATGCGCGTTCGTTGTGCCCGGCTGGCTTTCCCCGTGCCGAATCGCAGCCCGCGGTGGCCCCGAACGTCGAATCACCACGAGAGCTGGTCGCGGAAGGAGCACCCTCTCCACAGCCGACCTGCTGGGCTCCTATGCCCCTCGAGCTCGGATTTCACGCGTCCGACGCTCCCCCAAGCGAGCAGCCGCGCACCAGTTTCGCGGTCCCCGAGCTGCGCGGCCTGCCCATCGGCGCAGGGGCGCGCGTCGCGATGACGGGCGTGGACGGCGCCGAATGGAGCTTCTCCGTACCCGACCTTCGCCTGGCGATGGATTACGTCCTCGGCCAGCGCACCGGCACCCTCGACCTGAGCATGACCCAGCTGCTGCTATTTCCGGACGAACGGCGCCTCACTATCACGGCGCAGCGTCTATTCAAGTTCAGGGTGAAAGACGAGTCAACCGATCGATCCGCCCGATTGAGCCTGGGGGTCTAA